The Xanthomonas sontii genome contains a region encoding:
- a CDS encoding methyl-accepting chemotaxis protein: MSQNRTPLTTLPTAAVVAVALPAAASVAALALPLASGLAWTLVAVATLVAGLVLGGSVRSAQQTSAAAQRELDLARTGLQALAQGELERVDATAGGSEIGQALLAAQRPLRQLQADVAHMTRAHAAGDCDVMLDAAQSSGAYRAVAGDINQLVGAHIGVCKQAIDCVGEFGRGNFAAPLAAFPDKKAYINDTIEQVRRNMLGLIAEMRRVAEEHDAGEIDASIDSAHFQGDFRSMADGINRMVGGHIAVKKQAMGVVAEFGRGNFDATMPPLPGKKAFINETIEQVRGNFKRLIGEIARMSDEHDKGDIDVQIDCTHLDGEFCAIGKAINRMVAAHIAVKKQALGVVAEFGRGNFDAPMPQLPGKKAFINEIIEQTRGNLRSVGDVIKVMGAMAEGDLSRQVQGHYEGAFADMQRYVNATIDKLTSIVNEVNGNAVTLASAAEELSSTAQSLSQAASEQAAGVEETSASLEQMTGSIAQNAENAKITDGMAAKASREAAESGEAVRATVSAMKEIARKIGIIDDIAYQTNLLALNAAIEAARAGEHGKGFAVVAAEVRKLAERSQVAAHEIGDVASTSVNLAETAGRLLGEMEPSIRRTSDLVQEITAASEEQSSGVGQINTAVVQLSQTTQQSAANAEELAATAEEVSSQAEQLQTLMSFFTTGATPTPAPAPQPRRLPTPMQRGPRARSFGGPAATAQAARLEEAAFVSF, from the coding sequence ATGTCCCAGAACCGGACGCCCCTTACCACCCTGCCGACGGCCGCGGTCGTCGCCGTCGCACTGCCCGCCGCCGCCTCTGTCGCCGCGCTGGCGCTGCCGCTGGCCAGCGGCCTCGCATGGACTCTGGTCGCCGTGGCCACGCTGGTCGCCGGCCTGGTGCTGGGCGGCAGCGTGCGTTCGGCACAGCAAACGTCCGCTGCCGCGCAGCGCGAACTGGACCTGGCCCGCACCGGTCTGCAGGCGCTGGCGCAGGGCGAACTGGAGCGCGTGGACGCGACCGCCGGCGGCAGCGAGATCGGCCAGGCCCTGCTCGCCGCGCAGCGGCCGCTGCGGCAGTTGCAGGCCGACGTCGCGCACATGACCCGCGCGCACGCCGCCGGCGACTGCGACGTGATGCTGGATGCCGCGCAGTCCAGCGGCGCCTATCGGGCCGTGGCCGGCGACATCAACCAACTGGTCGGCGCCCACATCGGCGTCTGCAAGCAGGCGATCGATTGCGTGGGCGAGTTCGGCCGCGGCAACTTCGCCGCGCCGCTGGCCGCGTTCCCGGACAAGAAGGCCTACATCAACGACACCATCGAGCAGGTGCGGCGCAACATGCTCGGCCTGATCGCCGAAATGCGCCGCGTCGCCGAGGAGCACGATGCCGGCGAGATCGACGCCAGCATCGACAGCGCGCACTTCCAGGGCGACTTCCGCAGCATGGCCGACGGCATCAACCGCATGGTCGGCGGCCACATCGCGGTCAAGAAGCAGGCGATGGGCGTGGTCGCCGAGTTCGGCCGCGGCAACTTCGACGCGACCATGCCGCCGCTGCCGGGCAAGAAGGCCTTCATCAACGAGACCATCGAGCAGGTGCGCGGCAACTTCAAGCGCCTGATCGGCGAGATCGCGCGCATGTCCGACGAGCACGACAAGGGCGACATCGACGTGCAGATCGACTGCACCCATCTGGACGGGGAATTCTGCGCGATCGGCAAGGCCATCAACCGCATGGTCGCCGCGCACATCGCGGTCAAGAAGCAGGCGCTGGGCGTGGTCGCCGAGTTCGGCCGCGGCAATTTCGACGCGCCGATGCCGCAGTTGCCGGGCAAGAAGGCCTTCATCAACGAGATCATCGAACAGACCCGCGGCAACCTGCGCAGTGTCGGCGACGTGATCAAGGTGATGGGCGCGATGGCCGAGGGCGACCTCAGCCGCCAGGTGCAGGGCCACTACGAGGGTGCCTTCGCCGACATGCAGCGCTACGTCAACGCCACCATCGACAAGCTCACCAGCATCGTCAACGAGGTCAACGGCAACGCCGTGACCCTGGCCAGCGCCGCCGAGGAACTGTCCTCCACCGCGCAGTCGCTGAGCCAGGCGGCCAGCGAGCAAGCCGCCGGCGTGGAGGAGACCAGCGCCTCGCTGGAGCAGATGACCGGCTCCATCGCGCAGAACGCGGAGAACGCCAAGATCACCGACGGCATGGCCGCCAAGGCCTCGCGCGAGGCCGCCGAAAGCGGCGAGGCGGTCCGCGCCACCGTCTCGGCGATGAAGGAGATCGCACGCAAGATCGGCATCATCGACGACATCGCCTACCAGACCAACCTGTTGGCGCTGAACGCGGCGATCGAGGCCGCGCGCGCCGGCGAGCACGGCAAGGGCTTCGCGGTGGTCGCCGCCGAGGTACGCAAGCTGGCCGAGCGCAGCCAAGTCGCCGCGCACGAGATCGGCGACGTCGCCAGCACCAGCGTGAACCTGGCCGAGACCGCCGGGCGCCTGCTCGGCGAGATGGAACCGTCGATCCGCCGCACCTCCGACCTGGTGCAGGAGATCACCGCCGCCTCCGAAGAGCAGAGCTCCGGCGTCGGCCAGATCAACACCGCCGTGGTGCAGCTCAGTCAGACAACACAGCAATCCGCTGCCAACGCTGAAGAATTGGCCGCCACGGCCGAAGAAGTAAGCAGCCAGGCCGAACAGTTGCAAACACTCATGAGCTTCTTCACCACCGGCGCCACGCCCACCCCGGCACCGGCCCCGCAGCCGCGGCGGCTGCCGACGCCGATGCAACGCGGGCCACGCGCGCGCAGCTTCGGCGGGCCTGCCGCCACGGCGCAGGCCGCACGCCTGGAAGAAGCCGCGTTCGTCTCGTTCTGA
- a CDS encoding methyl-accepting chemotaxis protein, translating to MSNSLSLSSKLWSGSAIAIVLPLAAAVCGFALGLPAGQTLALGIGATVLAAAVLAFTVHAITRSLRIATTTLARFATGNFEVVMPTVRNDQACEVLLALRQVQTGMRQINDEIVRMSREHDAGDIDVVIESHRFEGEFKVIAEGVNRMVGDHIATKKKALACVAEFGRGNFDAPLETLPGKKVFINEIIEQVRRNMQGLIAQMKHMSAQHDAGDIDVLIESHRFEGDFRSMADGINRMVGDHIATKKKAMACIAEFGRGNFDAPLEALPGKKAFINDTIEQVRSNLRALIRDTSLLVDAAAAGRLDVRADGSLHHGDFRRIVDGVNLTLDTVIGPLNEARAVLKAIEAGDLTRLADVQCQGQLKELCDSINATVARLAQVVGEVNINADALASASEQVSATAQSLSQAASEQAAGVEETSASLEQMTASISQNTENAKITDGMAAKAAREANEGGDAVRSTVTAMKQIAQKIGIIDDIAYQTNLLALNAAIEAARAGEHGKGFAVVAAEVRKLAERSQVAAQEIGQVAESSVELAENAGKLLEQMVPSIRRTSDLVQEITAASEEQTSGVGQINAAVGQLNQTTQQAAANSEELAATAEEMSGQAEQLQQLMSFFRTNQVVAPRRPKTVTAGPSRRAAPTRKRGFGEVGLALVSGPDEAHFDTF from the coding sequence ATGTCCAACTCCCTTTCGCTGTCATCCAAGCTGTGGAGCGGCTCGGCCATCGCCATCGTGCTGCCATTGGCCGCCGCCGTGTGCGGGTTCGCCCTCGGCCTGCCCGCCGGGCAGACCCTGGCGCTGGGCATCGGCGCCACCGTGCTCGCCGCCGCGGTACTGGCCTTTACCGTCCACGCCATCACCCGCTCGCTGCGGATCGCCACCACCACCCTGGCGCGCTTCGCCACCGGCAACTTCGAGGTGGTGATGCCGACGGTGCGCAACGACCAGGCCTGCGAGGTGCTGCTGGCACTGCGCCAGGTGCAGACCGGCATGCGTCAGATCAACGACGAGATCGTGCGCATGTCGCGCGAGCACGATGCCGGCGACATCGACGTGGTGATCGAGAGCCATCGCTTCGAGGGCGAGTTCAAGGTCATCGCCGAAGGCGTCAACCGCATGGTCGGCGATCACATCGCTACCAAGAAGAAAGCGTTGGCCTGCGTCGCCGAGTTCGGTCGCGGCAATTTCGATGCGCCGCTGGAGACGCTGCCGGGCAAGAAGGTCTTCATCAACGAGATCATCGAGCAGGTGCGGCGCAACATGCAGGGGCTGATCGCGCAGATGAAGCACATGTCCGCGCAGCACGACGCCGGCGACATCGACGTGCTGATCGAGAGCCACCGTTTCGAAGGCGATTTCCGCAGCATGGCCGACGGCATCAACCGCATGGTCGGCGACCACATCGCCACCAAGAAGAAGGCGATGGCCTGCATCGCCGAATTTGGCCGCGGCAACTTCGACGCGCCGTTGGAAGCCCTCCCGGGCAAGAAGGCGTTCATCAACGACACGATCGAGCAGGTGCGTTCCAACCTGCGCGCGCTGATCCGCGACACCAGCCTGCTGGTCGACGCCGCCGCGGCCGGCCGTCTGGACGTGCGTGCCGACGGCAGCCTGCACCATGGCGACTTCCGCCGCATCGTCGACGGCGTCAACCTGACCCTGGACACGGTGATCGGCCCGCTGAACGAAGCCCGCGCCGTGCTCAAGGCGATCGAGGCCGGCGACCTGACGCGGCTGGCGGACGTGCAGTGCCAGGGCCAGCTGAAGGAACTGTGCGACAGCATCAATGCCACCGTCGCGCGCCTGGCGCAGGTGGTCGGCGAGGTCAACATCAACGCCGACGCCCTGGCCAGCGCATCCGAGCAGGTCAGCGCCACGGCGCAGTCGCTGAGCCAGGCGGCCAGCGAACAGGCCGCCGGCGTCGAAGAGACCAGCGCCTCGCTGGAGCAGATGACCGCGTCGATCTCGCAGAACACCGAAAACGCCAAGATCACCGACGGCATGGCCGCCAAGGCCGCACGCGAAGCCAACGAAGGCGGCGATGCGGTGCGCTCGACGGTGACCGCGATGAAGCAGATCGCGCAGAAGATCGGCATCATCGACGACATCGCCTACCAGACCAACCTGCTGGCGCTGAACGCGGCGATCGAGGCCGCGCGCGCCGGCGAGCACGGCAAGGGCTTTGCGGTCGTCGCCGCGGAAGTGCGCAAGCTGGCCGAGCGCAGCCAGGTGGCCGCGCAGGAAATCGGCCAGGTCGCCGAGTCCAGCGTGGAGTTGGCCGAGAACGCCGGCAAGCTGCTGGAGCAGATGGTGCCGTCGATCCGCCGCACCTCCGACCTGGTGCAGGAGATCACCGCCGCCTCCGAGGAACAGACCTCCGGCGTCGGCCAGATCAACGCCGCGGTCGGCCAGCTCAACCAGACCACCCAGCAGGCCGCAGCCAACTCCGAGGAGCTGGCCGCCACGGCCGAGGAAATGAGCGGGCAGGCCGAGCAGTTGCAGCAGTTGATGAGTTTCTTCCGTACCAACCAGGTCGTGGCGCCGCGGCGTCCGAAGACAGTCACCGCCGGTCCGTCCCGCAGGGCGGCGCCGACGCGCAAGCGTGGGTTCGGCGAGGTCGGCCTGGCACTGGTGTCGGGGCCGGACGAAGCCCATTTCGATACGTTCTGA
- a CDS encoding methyl-accepting chemotaxis protein codes for MFQHMKIGTRIGIGFGLVLLLLLGTGIFATMQMARINGSSTELATNWMPSVRNVEEMSANFNKLRLLELQRVVATSPAEMQDYDTRMLKTLEAFENNRKTYVPLISSPEEQALYADFAKNFDRYTELHKQLLALTAQGKTQEATAVLNGEQRQIFRSTADAIDKLVDLNVKGGQDASDRGDELYASARSLIIATIVAAVLLGAVVAFFIVRILTRLLGGEPAYVAEIANKVAQGDLNLEVAVRANDSGSALYAMRTMVERLKLVIDGQRRVVAAANRGDFSERIALDGLAGFQREMGQGLNDLATTTGGSIQDVVRVMGGLAEGDLTQSIDKHYDGAYAEMKNYINDTIARLSQVVSEVNGNAESLASASEEVSATAQSLSQAASEQAAGVEETSASLEQMTASISQNTENAKITDGMASKASSQALDGGESVRATVQAMKQIAQKIGIIDDIAYQTNLLALNAAIEAARAGEHGKGFAVVAAEVRKLAERSQIAAQEIGDVASSSVELAENAGKLLDEMVPSIKRTSDLVQEITAASEEQTSGVGQINAAVGQLNQTTQQAASNSEELAATAEEMSAQAEQLQQLMSFFKVQGAPPARTAARRPGAGRGRNGQAGPKPIARVANGQLVLADSLDEAHFETF; via the coding sequence ATGTTCCAGCACATGAAGATCGGCACGCGCATCGGCATCGGCTTCGGCCTGGTGTTGCTGCTGCTGTTGGGGACCGGCATTTTCGCCACGATGCAGATGGCCAGGATCAACGGCTCGTCCACGGAGCTCGCCACCAACTGGATGCCCAGCGTGCGCAACGTCGAGGAGATGAGCGCGAACTTCAACAAGCTGCGTCTGCTCGAGTTGCAGCGGGTCGTCGCCACCAGTCCAGCCGAGATGCAGGATTACGACACACGCATGCTCAAGACACTGGAGGCGTTCGAGAACAACAGGAAGACCTATGTTCCGCTGATCTCCTCGCCCGAGGAGCAGGCGCTGTACGCGGATTTCGCCAAGAACTTCGATCGCTACACCGAATTGCACAAGCAATTGCTGGCGCTCACCGCGCAGGGCAAGACCCAGGAGGCGACGGCCGTGCTGAACGGTGAGCAGCGGCAGATCTTCCGCAGCACCGCCGACGCGATCGACAAGCTGGTGGACCTGAACGTCAAGGGCGGCCAGGACGCCAGCGACCGCGGCGACGAACTCTATGCGTCCGCGCGCTCGCTGATCATCGCGACCATCGTGGCGGCAGTGCTGCTGGGCGCGGTCGTGGCGTTCTTCATCGTGCGCATCCTCACCCGCCTGCTGGGCGGCGAGCCGGCCTATGTGGCCGAGATCGCCAACAAGGTGGCGCAGGGCGACCTCAACCTGGAGGTGGCGGTGCGCGCCAACGACAGCGGCAGCGCGCTGTATGCGATGCGGACCATGGTCGAGCGGCTGAAGCTGGTGATCGACGGCCAGCGCCGTGTGGTCGCGGCCGCCAACCGCGGCGACTTCTCCGAGCGGATCGCGCTGGATGGCCTGGCCGGGTTCCAGCGTGAGATGGGCCAGGGCCTGAACGATCTGGCGACCACGACCGGCGGCAGCATCCAGGACGTGGTGCGGGTGATGGGCGGCCTGGCCGAGGGCGACCTGACCCAGAGCATCGACAAGCACTACGACGGCGCCTACGCCGAAATGAAGAACTACATCAACGACACCATCGCGCGCCTGTCGCAGGTGGTCAGCGAGGTCAACGGCAATGCCGAATCGCTGGCCAGCGCGTCGGAAGAAGTCAGCGCCACCGCGCAATCGCTGAGCCAGGCGGCCAGCGAGCAGGCCGCCGGCGTCGAAGAAACCAGCGCCTCGCTGGAGCAGATGACCGCGTCGATCTCGCAGAACACCGAAAACGCCAAGATCACCGACGGCATGGCCAGCAAGGCCTCCAGCCAGGCGCTGGACGGCGGCGAATCGGTGCGGGCGACCGTGCAGGCGATGAAGCAGATCGCGCAGAAGATCGGCATCATCGACGACATCGCCTACCAGACCAACCTGCTGGCGCTGAACGCGGCGATCGAGGCCGCGCGTGCCGGCGAGCACGGCAAGGGCTTTGCGGTGGTCGCCGCGGAAGTGCGCAAGCTGGCCGAACGCAGCCAGATCGCGGCGCAGGAGATCGGCGACGTCGCCAGCTCCAGCGTGGAACTGGCCGAGAACGCCGGCAAGCTGCTGGACGAGATGGTGCCGTCGATCAAGCGCACCTCCGACCTGGTGCAGGAGATCACCGCCGCCTCCGAGGAGCAGACCTCCGGCGTCGGTCAGATCAATGCCGCGGTCGGCCAGCTCAACCAGACCACCCAGCAGGCCGCGTCCAACTCCGAGGAGCTGGCCGCCACGGCCGAGGAGATGAGCGCGCAGGCCGAACAGCTGCAGCAGCTGATGAGCTTCTTCAAGGTGCAGGGCGCCCCGCCGGCCAGGACCGCGGCGCGACGTCCCGGCGCCGGGCGCGGCCGCAACGGGCAGGCCGGTCCCAAGCCGATCGCGCGCGTCGCCAACGGCCAGCTGGTCCTGGCGGATTCGCTCGACGAAGCCCACTTCGAAACCTTCTGA
- a CDS encoding chemotaxis protein CheW, which translates to MNAPASLSPSDAGDLATDQFLTFLLGKEMFGVGILGIKEIIEYRTPTDVPMMPPALRGVINLRGAVVPVVDLQQRFGRAPSEISKRTCIVIIEVASGEERQVLGLLVDAVSEVLEIATADIAPPPAFGTGIRRDFIHGMGKVGERFVILLAADAVLAPQEFASMTALDAHLEEGIAA; encoded by the coding sequence ATGAACGCTCCCGCTTCGCTTTCACCCTCCGACGCCGGCGACCTGGCCACGGACCAGTTCCTGACCTTCCTGCTCGGCAAGGAAATGTTCGGCGTCGGCATCCTCGGCATCAAGGAGATCATCGAGTACCGCACGCCGACCGACGTGCCGATGATGCCGCCCGCGTTGCGCGGGGTGATCAACCTGCGTGGCGCCGTGGTGCCAGTGGTGGACCTGCAGCAACGCTTCGGCCGCGCGCCCAGCGAGATCAGCAAGCGCACCTGCATCGTCATCATCGAGGTGGCCAGCGGCGAGGAACGCCAGGTGCTGGGCCTGCTGGTGGACGCGGTCAGCGAGGTGCTGGAGATCGCCACCGCCGACATCGCGCCGCCGCCGGCCTTCGGGACCGGCATCCGCCGCGATTTCATCCACGGCATGGGCAAGGTCGGCGAGCGCTTCGTGATCCTGCTCGCCGCCGATGCGGTGCTGGCGCCCCAGGAGTTCGCCAGCATGACCGCGCTCGACGCCCACCTGGAAGAAGGCATCGCCGCCTGA